The Couchioplanes caeruleus nucleotide sequence CCCGCTCGTCGAAGACCCGCGGATCGACCTTGACCGCGCTGACCCTGCCCATGCCGTTGCACAGCACGGTGACCGTGCCGTCCTCGGAGCGGCCGGTGATGAGGGCGCGCTCCAGCTCGGACCGGGCGGCCGCCATCTGGTCCCGATAGGACAGTGCCGTTTTGACGATGTCCTCGAAGTCGAACTTCGGACCGGTCACGGTTCCTCCTGCGGAAAAGGGTGTCAGCCGACGGCGGCGAGGCCACCGGGCTGGCGGGCGGCGGCCCGGCCGGGCTCGGCGCGGTTCATCAGGCCGTTGAGGTCGGCGAGGGCCAGCGTGCGGGATGCGGCGGTCCGGGTCAGCCCCCAGGAGAACAGGTGGGCCGCACGGACGGTGCGCTCCGGCAGCCCGGCGGCGAGGTCGGCCAGCGCGGCACGGACGTCGTCGGGCACCTCATGGCCCCGGCGCACCAGGTGGCGCACGACGATCTCGGCGAGTTCGGCGGTGCTGTACGCCGGCATCGCCCACTCCTGCCCGAACACCTCGTCGATGGCGGGAACCGCGGCGCGCAGTTCCCGTAGCGCCGCGGGCTCGCCGATGAACACCGTGACCGGGTCGCCCATGCCGGCGCGCATCTGTTCGACCAGGGTTTCGACGGCCTCGGTCCCCCGGCCGCTGCCGTCGTCGGTGTGCTCGACGACCAGCACCCCGCCCTCGGCGTCGCGCAGGGCCGCACTGACCAGGCTGCGGGCCTGCCCGGGCCAGTGCGGCGCGAGCTCGTGCCCGGTCGACACCCGGACCAGGTGGCCGACCGGGACGAGGTCCAGCTCGGACAGCCCGGCGGCGTACAGGCGGGCGAACTCGCTGCGGCCGCTGCCGGACGGGCCGCTGATCACCACGTTGCCGTGCTTGCCGTACCCGCGGCGCCGGTTGCGCAGCTCGCACAGCTGGAGCAGGGCCGATCCGGCGGCGTCGCGGACCGAGGCCGCGCCGACCAGCTCGCACATGCGGCGCCACGAACGCGCCGCGTTGATCGCACCGGCGGGGTTGGTGGCGACGTCGGGCTGAGCCGACTGCTCGACCGGCAGGTCCTCGAGCAGCGCCAGTTCCGGTGCGAGGTCCTCCGCGGTGAGCCGGTTGAGCTCGGTGTCCTTGGCCGGCGGCGAGGTGGCCAGGCGCGAGGCCTGGTTGTTGATCATCGCCTCGAAGAGCTTGCGGGCGACCCGGCCGTTGCCGAACGTCGAGTTCTTCGGGATCCGGGTGAAGTACGTGGTGAGCGCGTCCACCGCGTCGTCGGTCAGCTCGTAGTAGTGCTTGCTGCACAGGTTCGAGGCGATCGTGACCAGTTCCTCGACCGAGTAGTTCGGGAACTCGATCGTGCGCGTGAAGCGGGAGGCGAGACCGGGGTTGGACTCGAGGAACTTCTCCATCAGCTCCGAGTAGCCGGCCACGATCACCACCAGCTCGTCGCGGTGGTCCTCCATCATCTTCATCAGCGCGTCGATGGCCTCCTGCCCGAAGTCCGGGCCGGAGCCGCCCGACCCCGCCGACAACGTGTACGCCTCGTCGATGAAGAGCACGCCGCCCAGCGCCTTGGTGACCAGCTCGGTGGTCTTGATCGCGGTGGAGCCGATGTACTGCCCCACGAGGTCGGCCCGGGCCGCCTCGATCATGTGCCCCTTGGAGAGGATGCCCAGCTCGGCGAGGACCGAGCCGTAGAGGCGGGCGACCGTGGTCTTACCCGTACCGGGCGGGCCGGCGAAGACCAGGTGCCGGCTCATGGGCGGCATCGGCAGGCCCATCTGCTGGCGTACCTGGGACATCTTGATGAGGTTGATGAGCGCGGTGACCTCCTGCTTGACGCCGCGCAGGCCGATCAGCGAGTTGAGCTCGCGCAGCGGCGCGCTGAGCTCCGACTCGGCCTCCGGCTCCGCCTGCTCGCCACGCTCCTCGTGCCGGGCGGCCGGCTCGGGCTCGTGCGCGACCGGCCGGCTGCCCGTGTCGAGCGCCTCGACGGTGAGCTGGGCGTCGCCGCCCCGGCGGACGTCGTCGCCGCCGTTGTCCCGTACGGCGCACCGGCTGATGGTCACCGGCTCCGCGGTGTCGACGCCGAAGCCGGCCGTGCCGCTGCCGAGCACCTCGCAGTCGGTGAAGGCGCCGCGGCCACCACGGTCGAGGCGGACCCCGTCCTGGCGGGCGCCGCGCACCCGGACCTGCACGGCGGTGACCGAGCCGCCCGAGCCCACGAGGATGCCGTCCGCCGACGCCTGCGCGATCTCACTGTCGCGCAACTGCACGGAGGCGTCCCCCACGCGCAGGCCGGCGCCGCGGAGCACCGCCGACCGCAGGTCCACGGTCGCGCCACCGGAGGCGGCCACGCCGGCGGCGCCCGTACCGTCGAACCGGGCCTCGCGGACCGTGGCCCGGGAGCCGCCGAGTACGTCCAGCGCCGGCGCCCCGGCGGTGTCGAGCACCAGGTCCGAGCCGTCCAACGTGGCGTCGTCGCGCACGATGATCCCGCTGCCCAGGCTCACCTCGGCGCGCAGCCGGCTCACGGTCAGCTCCGCCTTGGCCGCGGCGACGGCCAGCGACTCGGTGGTGCCGCGTACGGTCAGCCCGGCGAACC carries:
- a CDS encoding YbaB/EbfC family nucleoid-associated protein — encoded protein: MTGPKFDFEDIVKTALSYRDQMAAARSELERALITGRSEDGTVTVLCNGMGRVSAVKVDPRVFDERDRDKLQQAILEAIRAAGTNAGNLVGQRMGEVEVSLS
- a CDS encoding right-handed parallel beta-helix repeat-containing protein, whose translation is MSRQVLVVGGGAPGALPTIGAALARAERGATISVHPGRYAEKLVVGNLITISAEAGGPVEVHVEEGSVLSVQGEGAQLRGITLSSADPKLAAVDVYSGEVALDNCKVVGAAWVALLARLQGSVALRGCEVRNPGGAGIVVAAPGMSTVEDTALSDIGTSGVVVCDHGSLTLRRCTIRDTVANSICVNGDARFTLENCEVTGARKPALVVEQRAWARINRLTVRMSANVDAFVRGDVDMVVTDSTFTGAALQAVHITDGAKPAFERCTFAATGHTAAHISARAAPVFTDCTITDSKIGVNAEGEAAPRFAGLTVRGTTESLAVAAAKAELTVSRLRAEVSLGSGIIVRDDATLDGSDLVLDTAGAPALDVLGGSRATVREARFDGTGAAGVAASGGATVDLRSAVLRGAGLRVGDASVQLRDSEIAQASADGILVGSGGSVTAVQVRVRGARQDGVRLDRGGRGAFTDCEVLGSGTAGFGVDTAEPVTISRCAVRDNGGDDVRRGGDAQLTVEALDTGSRPVAHEPEPAARHEERGEQAEPEAESELSAPLRELNSLIGLRGVKQEVTALINLIKMSQVRQQMGLPMPPMSRHLVFAGPPGTGKTTVARLYGSVLAELGILSKGHMIEAARADLVGQYIGSTAIKTTELVTKALGGVLFIDEAYTLSAGSGGSGPDFGQEAIDALMKMMEDHRDELVVIVAGYSELMEKFLESNPGLASRFTRTIEFPNYSVEELVTIASNLCSKHYYELTDDAVDALTTYFTRIPKNSTFGNGRVARKLFEAMINNQASRLATSPPAKDTELNRLTAEDLAPELALLEDLPVEQSAQPDVATNPAGAINAARSWRRMCELVGAASVRDAAGSALLQLCELRNRRRGYGKHGNVVISGPSGSGRSEFARLYAAGLSELDLVPVGHLVRVSTGHELAPHWPGQARSLVSAALRDAEGGVLVVEHTDDGSGRGTEAVETLVEQMRAGMGDPVTVFIGEPAALRELRAAVPAIDEVFGQEWAMPAYSTAELAEIVVRHLVRRGHEVPDDVRAALADLAAGLPERTVRAAHLFSWGLTRTAASRTLALADLNGLMNRAEPGRAAARQPGGLAAVG